The Cryomorphaceae bacterium 1068 genome window below encodes:
- a CDS encoding DNA repair ATPase — protein MVENNQETEQKGKIAKGSYDIIRNRLQNQRDDLRSRLEALNTQRKEVFGSISTVLKATERVTTDNNCLARDIVSLGQNKFLFGYNVFMGLRSETKISEVFSSFIYHEKDNSFKATEAEFLQNEQFLEDFKNLYKYYRDTRFIKFAERGPHLFMVFQVGKTTEDIKTFKWLVGNGQATYVDNRSDHEFTFPNQQEFSWIKATRDMQRHGVHPHVSIEDKVFVETVGGNLTIKIEDNTKSGKGILEEPVDEKDQTLDDAEIYYAPLGNLMALKIRPYKEDHFRHFIYNEKIKQALRVDAMASACVLLPDDQGLIFAEGYYVQTGEFKLFQNDLKNMLFEKKIQAPNGEDFLYIFYEKEQGIYVLLSYNIIVQEVKTPTICNGFSLFESGEMILFKAEADQTKHHAIQIWQTPFHSPNLVIDSENKAYLYKIGNKEVVRAMAEANELLKLLNKEDSYGNLYTDITRMATDLLDSYHWLDHKEAGSINEVLKGVRDAADSAISEFEKVTELRKNAAEELSEIEAKASSAINKSQGSHRSINQYVEHLSKLREMRGKVIGLRDQRYIDEQKVNELEEKLTAVSNSLSTSCLQFLLRKEALTPYQTKVEKLNQTVAEITKAADAVELNKEIERIAQELEMLIEIVGNLKIDDSTKTTQIIDSISTIYSRFNQIKAVLSKKRKELALNEGESEFNSQLKLINQSLVNYLDISDSPEACEQNMNKLMVQVEDLEGKFIDFEAFISKLSERREEIYSAFESKKIALVDQRNRRSLSLQESGNRITTGIRKRLLSMSTESEINAYFASDIMVEKVRSLISDLLEMGDSVKADTLQSSLKSAFEDSLRQLRDKTELFVDGKDTIKLGRHLFNTNNQTVDLSLVKRQEDFFFHITATNFFEKIDQANFASLKAVWNQEIISENHSVYRAEYLAFKLFKQAENQVNESPTLSEFNELTEKEVTEFVKQEMATRYEEGYVKGVHDHDAAKLLMRMAALNQSLGLLKFSGLCRMKGLIGWRVILSGDSREFWISQIANATRVRKVFPSTSSFGPLIGALKVALNEALKSTYWDEADSKEAALFIFDKETLNLPFQSSEEAYRLFQEFRTYLKNSKALMKFNDSLTNSKGAIEKQFILATRWIESFAEQNKLEADKSLIGEAAYLGLLSENSIAKEHRHSLSVELDELRGDHPSLNGNEKYVLHYNKFQHRLHDFDLHSTAQFKKFTHLRKRLLEEKREEIRLSEFKPRVLSSFVRNKLLDEVYLPMIGENLAKQIGAAGDSKRTDLMGLLLLISPPGYGKTTLMEYIADRLGLIFMKINGPSLGHDVKSLDPEVATNSGAREELEKLNLAFEMGDNVMIYIDDIQHCNPEFLQKFISLCDAQRKVEGVYKGKSKTYDFRGKKVAVVMAGNPYTESGERFRIPDMLANRADTYNLGDIIGGQERAFALSYLENSISSNEVVAPLNKKSRSDLHAIIRMAESGETEGVELESKHSSEEIDDYRKVFTLMLRVRDIVLRVNKEYIRSASQADEYRIEPPFRLQGSYRNMNKLVEKLSPIMNEKELEITVLSHYENEAQTLTQGAEFNFLRFKELNKLTSKEEEERLASIRETFMRNQKLKGYGSNKDAQLMEQVELISKGLFSISKAIDTRQNEK, from the coding sequence ATGGTAGAAAATAATCAGGAGACCGAGCAGAAAGGAAAAATAGCGAAGGGCTCTTACGATATTATTCGTAATAGGCTTCAGAACCAACGAGATGACTTACGAAGCAGGCTTGAAGCTTTAAATACACAGCGAAAAGAAGTTTTTGGGTCCATATCTACGGTACTAAAAGCAACCGAAAGAGTGACCACAGATAACAATTGTCTCGCCAGAGACATTGTTTCCCTGGGTCAAAACAAATTCCTCTTTGGCTACAATGTATTTATGGGATTGAGATCTGAGACAAAAATCTCAGAAGTATTCTCATCTTTCATTTACCATGAGAAGGACAATTCTTTCAAAGCCACCGAGGCCGAATTTCTGCAGAACGAGCAGTTTTTAGAAGACTTTAAAAACCTCTATAAATACTACCGTGATACGAGGTTTATCAAATTTGCCGAGCGTGGCCCACACCTGTTTATGGTATTTCAAGTCGGTAAAACCACTGAAGACATAAAGACCTTTAAATGGCTGGTGGGAAATGGTCAGGCTACCTATGTTGACAATCGAAGCGATCACGAATTTACCTTTCCCAATCAACAAGAGTTCAGCTGGATAAAAGCGACAAGGGATATGCAAAGGCATGGTGTTCACCCCCATGTATCAATTGAAGACAAGGTTTTTGTAGAAACCGTAGGAGGAAATCTAACCATAAAAATTGAAGACAACACCAAGTCAGGAAAGGGGATTTTGGAGGAACCCGTAGACGAAAAAGATCAGACCCTTGACGATGCTGAGATATATTATGCTCCTCTGGGAAATCTGATGGCGCTTAAAATAAGACCGTATAAAGAGGACCATTTCAGGCATTTCATTTATAATGAGAAAATCAAACAGGCTTTAAGGGTTGATGCCATGGCTTCTGCCTGCGTTCTTTTACCTGATGATCAGGGATTGATTTTCGCTGAAGGGTATTATGTTCAAACAGGTGAGTTCAAGTTGTTTCAAAACGACTTAAAAAACATGCTCTTCGAAAAGAAAATACAAGCACCAAACGGTGAAGATTTTCTTTATATCTTCTATGAAAAAGAGCAAGGAATATACGTTCTTCTCTCCTACAACATCATCGTACAAGAAGTAAAAACTCCAACAATTTGCAATGGTTTCAGCCTGTTTGAAAGTGGAGAAATGATACTTTTCAAAGCCGAAGCGGACCAAACAAAGCACCACGCCATTCAAATTTGGCAAACCCCTTTTCACTCTCCCAACCTTGTAATTGACTCGGAAAACAAAGCCTATCTATACAAAATCGGAAACAAAGAGGTGGTGCGAGCTATGGCAGAGGCAAACGAGCTACTAAAACTTCTGAATAAAGAAGATTCTTATGGCAACCTCTACACTGATATTACCCGGATGGCTACAGATCTGCTCGACTCGTATCACTGGTTGGATCATAAGGAAGCGGGTAGTATTAATGAGGTTCTTAAAGGCGTCCGCGATGCAGCAGATTCCGCCATATCAGAGTTTGAGAAAGTTACCGAGCTCAGAAAAAATGCAGCTGAAGAACTTTCGGAAATTGAAGCTAAAGCTTCAAGCGCAATCAATAAATCGCAAGGAAGCCACAGGAGTATCAATCAATACGTCGAACACCTCTCCAAACTTCGCGAGATGCGAGGAAAAGTCATAGGACTTAGAGATCAGCGCTACATCGACGAACAAAAAGTAAATGAATTAGAAGAGAAGCTCACCGCGGTCAGCAATAGCTTATCTACGTCATGCCTTCAATTTTTATTGAGAAAGGAAGCTCTGACACCTTATCAGACTAAGGTTGAAAAACTCAACCAGACAGTTGCCGAGATAACTAAAGCAGCCGATGCCGTTGAGCTGAATAAGGAAATTGAGCGAATAGCTCAAGAATTAGAAATGCTGATAGAAATTGTAGGAAATCTTAAAATTGACGATTCCACAAAAACGACTCAGATTATCGACAGCATTTCAACCATTTACTCTCGATTCAATCAGATTAAAGCAGTCCTTTCTAAAAAACGTAAAGAATTAGCACTGAATGAAGGGGAGTCGGAATTCAATTCCCAATTAAAGCTGATAAACCAAAGCCTCGTAAATTATTTAGACATTTCTGATAGTCCCGAAGCATGTGAGCAGAATATGAACAAGCTCATGGTTCAAGTGGAAGACCTTGAAGGGAAATTTATCGATTTTGAGGCATTCATTTCAAAGCTTTCCGAAAGAAGAGAAGAAATATACTCAGCCTTCGAAAGCAAAAAAATAGCACTTGTTGATCAGCGAAACAGAAGATCACTTTCCCTTCAAGAATCGGGAAATAGAATAACTACCGGTATACGCAAGCGATTGCTAAGCATGTCCACTGAAAGTGAGATCAACGCCTATTTCGCTTCTGACATTATGGTCGAAAAAGTGCGAAGTCTTATTAGTGACCTACTGGAAATGGGCGACTCAGTAAAAGCTGATACGCTGCAATCATCTTTAAAGTCAGCATTTGAAGACTCGCTAAGACAGCTTAGGGACAAAACCGAACTATTCGTAGATGGAAAAGATACAATCAAACTTGGCAGGCACTTATTCAATACCAACAACCAAACTGTTGACTTATCACTCGTAAAGAGGCAAGAAGATTTCTTCTTCCATATCACAGCGACCAATTTTTTTGAAAAAATTGACCAAGCCAATTTCGCTTCTCTGAAAGCAGTTTGGAACCAAGAAATTATAAGTGAAAATCATTCGGTCTATCGAGCCGAATATCTGGCCTTTAAATTATTCAAGCAAGCTGAAAACCAAGTCAACGAGTCTCCTACTTTGTCAGAGTTTAATGAATTGACTGAAAAGGAGGTTACCGAATTTGTAAAGCAAGAAATGGCAACTCGGTATGAGGAAGGATACGTAAAAGGAGTACATGATCATGATGCAGCAAAACTTCTCATGAGAATGGCTGCTCTGAATCAAAGTCTGGGTCTGCTGAAGTTTTCAGGTTTATGCCGAATGAAAGGGTTAATAGGCTGGCGCGTTATTCTGTCAGGAGATAGCCGAGAATTTTGGATTTCACAAATTGCCAATGCAACCAGAGTAAGAAAGGTTTTTCCCTCTACCTCATCATTCGGGCCATTGATAGGTGCATTGAAGGTAGCGTTGAACGAAGCTCTCAAGAGCACATATTGGGATGAAGCCGATTCAAAGGAAGCAGCCCTATTTATTTTTGATAAAGAAACATTAAATCTGCCTTTTCAATCAAGCGAAGAAGCATACAGGCTTTTCCAAGAATTTAGAACTTACTTAAAGAATAGCAAGGCCTTGATGAAGTTTAACGATTCTCTGACCAATTCTAAAGGTGCTATCGAAAAACAATTTATCCTAGCGACCAGATGGATCGAATCCTTCGCTGAACAAAATAAATTAGAAGCAGATAAAAGCCTGATCGGCGAAGCAGCGTATCTCGGGTTGCTGTCGGAAAACTCCATAGCAAAAGAGCATCGCCATTCACTTTCTGTAGAGTTGGATGAGCTCAGAGGTGATCATCCCAGCCTAAACGGGAACGAAAAGTATGTTTTACATTACAATAAGTTTCAACACCGCTTACACGATTTCGACCTTCATTCCACGGCTCAATTCAAGAAGTTTACTCATTTGCGGAAAAGGCTTTTGGAAGAGAAAAGAGAAGAAATCAGGTTATCAGAATTCAAGCCAAGAGTGCTGAGTTCGTTTGTTCGGAACAAATTATTGGACGAAGTTTATCTGCCTATGATTGGCGAAAACTTAGCCAAACAAATTGGCGCAGCAGGCGATAGCAAACGAACCGATCTAATGGGTTTGCTTCTCTTGATATCACCTCCGGGGTATGGGAAGACTACCCTAATGGAATACATAGCAGACCGACTCGGTTTGATATTTATGAAGATAAACGGGCCATCGCTTGGACATGATGTAAAAAGCCTTGACCCCGAAGTAGCCACTAATTCAGGGGCGCGAGAAGAGTTGGAGAAACTCAACTTAGCTTTTGAGATGGGTGACAATGTCATGATATATATCGATGACATCCAGCATTGTAATCCTGAGTTTTTGCAAAAATTCATTTCCCTTTGTGATGCTCAACGAAAGGTAGAAGGAGTCTATAAAGGAAAGAGCAAAACTTATGATTTCAGAGGGAAGAAAGTTGCTGTGGTCATGGCAGGTAACCCATACACAGAGAGCGGTGAACGATTTCGAATACCGGATATGTTAGCCAACAGGGCAGACACCTATAATTTAGGTGACATCATTGGTGGTCAAGAGAGGGCATTTGCCTTGAGCTACTTGGAAAACAGTATTTCTTCCAATGAAGTGGTGGCGCCACTAAACAAGAAAAGCAGATCCGACCTTCACGCGATCATTCGAATGGCGGAATCAGGCGAAACAGAAGGAGTTGAGCTGGAATCGAAACATAGCAGTGAGGAAATAGACGACTACAGAAAAGTATTCACTTTGATGCTACGTGTGCGTGACATCGTTTTGCGCGTGAACAAAGAGTATATCAGGTCTGCATCACAAGCAGATGAATACCGTATTGAACCACCATTTCGGCTACAGGGTTCCTATCGAAACATGAATAAGCTGGTAGAGAAACTAAGCCCGATAATGAACGAGAAAGAGTTGGAGATTACGGTACTATCGCACTACGAAAACGAAGCACAAACACTCACTCAAGGAGCAGAATTCAACTTTCTTCGCTTTAAAGAACTAAACAAGCTTACCTCAAAAGAAGAGGAGGAGCGCCTTGCATCCATTCGTGAAACCTTTATGCGCAATCAAAAACTTAAGGGATATGGATCAAATAAGGATGCTCAATTGATGGAGCAAGTAGAACTTATCTCTAAAGGATTATTCAGTATCAGCAAAGCAATAGACACAAGACAAAACGAAAAATAA
- a CDS encoding flotillin family protein has translation MESIFENSLLVSIVVGVIILFGIIALFSRFYHKTSQGQALVRTGVGGIQISFNGMLVIPVLHKLEVMDISLSTITIERNGKDGLVCKDNLRADIKVAFFVRVNERAEDVKKVAQAIGCSRASSKEALRLLFDAKFSEALKTVGKKFEFVDLYNQRDEFRKEILNSIGTDLNGYILDDAAIDFLEQTPLASLDPSNILDAEGIKKITEITAREAVKANYIQRDKEKTLKQQDVEAREAILVLERQLSESEEKQHREVENIKSREKAEIERVQHEERLKSEKARIATDEEVHIAEENKLRQVIVAAKNKERTEAVENERVEKDRLLEVTERERIVTLADIEKEKSIEQQKKSIQEVIRERIAIEKTVVDEEELIKDTRAFAEAERLKKVTITKAEEEAEQQLVLEIKRAEAAKQASEFKAKQVVIDAEAEQQSSVQRAEAIKILADAEAAKFAATGLAEARVMEAKAEAREKQGDAEAAVLESRAIAEAKGIEAKANAQSEADLKLGKAAADVLKETGLSEADVIREKAGAEKEKGLAEAAVSEEKFNAEAQGLSRKAAAMKELDGVGKDHEEFKLRLNKDKEVELAGIHINKDIADAQAEVLSTALRSAKIDIVGGENVFFDKIVGAISNGKAIDRAVENSGVLSNLKGRLLDENGEGKSLMDNLKTIIGTSDIDSEDLKNLSIVALITKLMVNSNDLDQRSTLSKILDLAKKAGVENQTPKNLGLID, from the coding sequence ATGGAATCGATATTTGAAAATTCACTTTTGGTCTCAATCGTAGTCGGGGTGATCATTCTGTTTGGAATCATCGCATTGTTTTCGCGATTTTACCACAAAACCTCACAAGGGCAAGCCTTGGTAAGAACCGGAGTTGGAGGTATACAAATATCCTTTAATGGAATGTTGGTCATTCCCGTTCTTCACAAGTTGGAAGTAATGGATATTTCCCTAAGCACCATCACCATTGAACGAAATGGGAAGGATGGTCTTGTTTGCAAAGACAACTTGAGAGCGGACATTAAAGTGGCTTTTTTCGTGAGAGTTAACGAACGTGCAGAGGACGTTAAAAAGGTGGCTCAAGCGATTGGTTGCAGCAGGGCTTCCTCAAAAGAAGCTCTAAGACTATTATTCGATGCCAAATTCTCTGAAGCGCTCAAAACAGTTGGTAAAAAATTCGAATTTGTTGACTTGTACAACCAGCGAGATGAGTTTAGAAAAGAAATTCTGAATTCGATAGGAACTGACCTGAACGGTTACATATTAGATGATGCAGCCATCGACTTTTTGGAGCAAACCCCCTTGGCATCACTAGATCCTAGTAACATACTCGATGCTGAGGGTATCAAAAAGATTACTGAAATCACCGCCAGGGAAGCCGTGAAGGCAAACTATATTCAGCGCGATAAGGAGAAAACATTAAAACAGCAAGACGTGGAGGCTCGTGAAGCTATTCTGGTATTGGAAAGGCAACTTTCTGAAAGTGAGGAGAAGCAACACAGAGAAGTAGAGAACATCAAATCTCGAGAAAAAGCTGAAATAGAGCGCGTTCAACATGAAGAACGCTTAAAATCAGAAAAAGCCAGAATTGCAACCGACGAAGAGGTTCACATTGCAGAAGAAAACAAACTGAGACAGGTTATCGTTGCTGCAAAAAATAAAGAGAGAACCGAAGCAGTCGAAAACGAAAGAGTAGAGAAGGATCGACTACTTGAAGTTACTGAGCGAGAAAGAATCGTGACCTTGGCTGATATTGAAAAAGAGAAATCAATTGAACAGCAGAAGAAATCTATTCAAGAGGTCATTAGAGAAAGAATTGCTATTGAAAAAACGGTGGTAGATGAGGAAGAACTTATCAAGGATACCCGAGCATTTGCGGAAGCGGAGCGTTTAAAGAAAGTGACTATTACCAAAGCCGAGGAGGAAGCGGAGCAGCAACTGGTTTTGGAAATTAAACGAGCAGAAGCAGCAAAACAAGCAAGCGAATTTAAGGCCAAACAAGTAGTTATAGATGCTGAGGCGGAGCAGCAATCAAGCGTTCAGAGAGCAGAAGCTATAAAAATTCTCGCCGACGCGGAAGCGGCAAAATTTGCAGCGACAGGACTTGCAGAGGCAAGAGTGATGGAAGCAAAAGCCGAAGCAAGGGAGAAACAAGGAGATGCAGAAGCAGCTGTACTGGAGTCAAGAGCCATTGCAGAAGCAAAAGGAATAGAGGCTAAAGCGAATGCTCAATCTGAAGCCGATTTGAAGCTTGGTAAGGCTGCCGCTGATGTATTGAAAGAAACAGGACTTTCGGAGGCTGATGTGATAAGAGAAAAAGCAGGTGCCGAAAAAGAGAAAGGCTTGGCAGAGGCTGCTGTAAGCGAGGAGAAATTCAACGCAGAAGCGCAAGGCTTAAGTAGAAAAGCAGCCGCAATGAAGGAACTGGATGGGGTCGGAAAAGATCACGAGGAGTTTAAACTGAGATTAAACAAAGACAAAGAAGTAGAGCTGGCAGGGATTCATATCAATAAAGATATTGCCGACGCACAAGCTGAAGTCCTTTCAACTGCACTAAGAAGTGCTAAAATCGATATCGTCGGAGGAGAAAATGTCTTTTTCGACAAAATTGTTGGTGCCATTTCTAATGGGAAAGCAATTGATCGAGCAGTCGAAAACAGCGGAGTTCTATCTAATCTTAAAGGACGTCTTCTCGATGAAAATGGTGAAGGAAAATCGCTGATGGATAACTTGAAAACCATTATCGGCACATCCGACATTGACTCGGAAGATTTGAAAAACCTTTCGATTGTTGCTCTGATCACTAAACTGATGGTCAACTCCAACGACCTTGATCAACGAAGCACATTGAGTAAAATACTGGATCTGGCTAAGAAGGCAGGTGTGGAGAATCAAACCCCGAAAAACCTCGGGCTAATTGATTAA
- a CDS encoding DUF1449 family protein, translating into MIDFINTIFNAANAIPTGLMVFVLFYWLIVITGFLGTDFLDFDIDVESDIDVDTDMDIDTASADISWINHILVFFNLGKMPVMIWLSFLVFPLWLICINVNSLLGFSGFFSGLIIFFPALLISLFIAKFITWPFARFFQKIDEETKEKEVLGRIGIVTIPADDISNGQAEINHGGSFLRMSIRTSKHIKVTKGQKVLFVQPFGDRGVYLVEPYAEMD; encoded by the coding sequence ATGATCGATTTTATAAATACAATATTTAATGCTGCAAATGCGATCCCTACCGGGCTAATGGTATTTGTGTTGTTTTATTGGTTGATCGTGATTACCGGATTTTTAGGCACTGACTTTTTGGACTTTGACATTGACGTGGAAAGCGATATAGATGTTGACACCGATATGGATATTGATACGGCCTCGGCAGATATTTCTTGGATAAATCACATCTTAGTGTTTTTCAATCTGGGGAAGATGCCAGTTATGATTTGGCTTAGTTTCCTCGTATTTCCTTTATGGCTGATATGCATCAATGTCAATAGTCTCCTAGGCTTCAGCGGCTTCTTCTCAGGTCTTATCATCTTCTTTCCCGCTCTACTTATCAGTCTTTTTATTGCAAAGTTCATCACATGGCCCTTTGCCCGATTTTTTCAAAAAATCGATGAGGAAACAAAGGAAAAAGAAGTTTTGGGGAGAATTGGGATTGTTACTATCCCCGCTGATGACATTAGCAATGGTCAAGCTGAAATAAACCACGGAGGATCCTTTCTAAGGATGAGCATTCGTACTTCAAAACATATAAAAGTAACCAAGGGGCAAAAAGTACTATTCGTCCAGCCATTCGGCGACAGAGGAGTTTACTTGGTAGAACCTTACGCTGAAATGGATTAA
- a CDS encoding PspA/IM30 family protein — MNLLRRLFSIGKAEANSAVDKLEDPIKMTEQGIRNLKQDLDKALHALAEVKALSIRSRNDVESHKEKAKDYEQKAILILQRAQKGELDVAEADRLASEALVKKEENNKHSERSKREKEKFDQSISDMDGNIKRLKQQISHYENELKTLKARVKVSSATKNINKQMAQLDSSGTVSMLERMKEKVAQEEALAESYGEIAKESRSVDEELDRAVAGAENAKAGEELKDLKKKLGMNKK; from the coding sequence ATGAATTTATTAAGGAGATTGTTTTCCATCGGCAAAGCTGAAGCGAACTCTGCTGTCGACAAGTTGGAAGACCCGATAAAAATGACAGAGCAAGGAATTCGCAACTTGAAGCAAGATTTAGACAAAGCACTTCACGCTCTGGCCGAAGTAAAAGCTTTGAGCATTAGATCGCGCAATGACGTAGAGTCTCATAAAGAAAAAGCAAAGGACTATGAACAGAAAGCCATCTTAATATTGCAGAGAGCCCAAAAAGGTGAATTGGATGTGGCAGAGGCAGACAGACTGGCAAGTGAAGCTTTGGTAAAAAAAGAAGAGAACAATAAACACTCTGAAAGGAGCAAACGAGAAAAAGAAAAGTTCGACCAAAGCATTTCTGACATGGACGGCAATATAAAAAGGCTGAAGCAACAAATCAGCCATTACGAAAACGAATTGAAGACACTGAAAGCAAGGGTGAAGGTGAGTAGCGCCACAAAAAACATTAACAAGCAAATGGCTCAACTCGATTCATCAGGTACTGTTTCTATGTTGGAAAGAATGAAAGAAAAAGTCGCTCAGGAAGAAGCACTTGCCGAAAGTTATGGTGAAATAGCCAAGGAAAGTCGATCAGTAGATGAAGAACTGGATCGAGCAGTGGCCGGAGCAGAAAATGCCAAAGCAGGAGAAGAATTAAAAGATCTCAAGAAAAAACTTGGGATGAATAAAAAGTAG
- a CDS encoding CesT family type III secretion system chaperone, whose protein sequence is MSEYFEKIKEYTLELGCEHSFTNQEECVLVVAQENAGIKNLVLAMADPILIIEQFLFEINTDSLTLFRDLLKKNRDIVHGAFALDETGKKVIFRDTLQLENLDLNELEGSINSLSLLLSEYSDELIQFSKN, encoded by the coding sequence ATGAGTGAGTACTTCGAAAAAATAAAAGAATACACATTGGAGCTTGGCTGCGAGCACAGCTTCACTAATCAAGAGGAATGTGTTTTGGTTGTCGCGCAAGAAAATGCGGGAATTAAAAACCTTGTATTGGCAATGGCCGATCCTATTTTAATTATTGAACAGTTTCTTTTCGAGATCAATACAGACTCACTAACTCTGTTCAGAGATCTACTAAAGAAAAACCGAGATATCGTTCATGGAGCATTTGCCCTTGACGAAACAGGGAAAAAAGTCATATTCAGAGACACCTTGCAATTAGAGAATCTTGATTTAAACGAATTAGAAGGATCAATCAATTCTCTCAGTTTATTGCTGAGTGAGTATTCTGATGAATTGATTCAATTCTCAAAAAACTAA
- a CDS encoding helix-turn-helix transcriptional regulator, which translates to MTLIGKNIRKIRGVKNMSQSAFAQLFKLKRASIGAYEEGRAEPKISTIVEIANYFGISVDDLLLKDLSVNTLFRLDIFKDDFNGDAPNNLTPKNKVAGIIEVPYMEIESEKDYFKYERPLDELPVLSLPLEKGRRYLAYEIGLEGILLKDSMLSRGDVAICRLSDRQKPEALEVSRVYLFEFKETFLVSRVLARSLSKLKLGDESEFSYPKEYDTRDLMRIWEIRAVIANSVSEKSFFEKRLSALEEELQIIKNRLKTDE; encoded by the coding sequence ATGACACTAATTGGAAAGAATATTCGAAAAATAAGAGGTGTTAAAAATATGAGCCAGAGTGCATTCGCTCAATTATTTAAATTGAAGCGTGCAAGTATCGGTGCTTATGAAGAAGGTAGGGCAGAGCCAAAGATTAGCACTATTGTAGAAATAGCCAATTATTTTGGCATTAGTGTAGATGATTTACTGTTAAAGGACTTGAGTGTGAATACATTGTTTCGATTGGATATTTTTAAGGATGATTTTAATGGAGACGCTCCGAATAATTTGACACCTAAGAATAAAGTCGCTGGAATTATTGAGGTTCCTTACATGGAGATAGAATCTGAGAAGGATTATTTTAAGTATGAACGACCTTTAGATGAACTACCTGTGTTGTCTTTACCATTGGAGAAGGGGCGTCGATACTTGGCGTATGAAATTGGGCTGGAAGGAATTCTGTTGAAAGACTCCATGTTGTCAAGAGGAGATGTAGCAATTTGTCGACTTTCTGATAGGCAGAAACCAGAAGCATTAGAGGTTAGTCGCGTTTACCTGTTTGAGTTCAAAGAAACGTTTCTCGTGAGTAGAGTCTTGGCTAGAAGTTTAAGCAAATTAAAATTAGGTGATGAATCTGAATTTTCTTATCCCAAGGAATATGATACCAGGGATTTGATGCGAATTTGGGAAATCAGAGCCGTAATAGCTAATAGCGTTAGCGAAAAAAGCTTTTTTGAAAAACGACTTTCGGCCTTGGAAGAGGAGCTACAGATCATAAAAAATAGACTTAAGACAGATGAGTGA
- a CDS encoding phospholipase D-like domain-containing protein: MSDSIDSLIDILRDSLMDVSMTRAEKRSLREALSSASLNTNDRIKLMSEVKGLAHGQTDSAEVKNLISWMYGAFQTIAKDNERKVWNSAFFSPGEECRDKIVNSLKSATHNIDICVFTISDDRISETIMERHNLRVPVRIISDNDKAFDRGSDLFELREKGIEIRFDPGPVHMHHKFALMDDVLITGSYNWTRSAAHKNYENIVVSNESGLVKEFAKEFDRLWLKFR; the protein is encoded by the coding sequence ATGAGTGATAGTATTGATTCTTTAATAGATATACTAAGAGATTCGCTGATGGATGTTTCAATGACTCGCGCAGAGAAACGGAGCTTAAGAGAAGCTTTGAGTAGTGCGAGCCTGAATACCAACGATAGAATCAAGTTGATGAGTGAAGTTAAAGGTTTGGCTCATGGGCAAACGGATAGCGCAGAGGTTAAAAATTTGATTTCGTGGATGTACGGAGCCTTTCAAACTATTGCTAAAGACAATGAAAGAAAAGTATGGAATAGTGCTTTTTTCAGTCCTGGAGAGGAGTGTAGAGATAAGATAGTCAATAGCTTAAAATCTGCTACTCACAATATTGATATCTGTGTTTTTACAATTAGTGATGACCGCATATCAGAAACGATCATGGAAAGGCATAATCTAAGAGTACCGGTTCGAATCATCAGTGACAATGATAAGGCCTTTGATCGTGGCTCGGATTTATTTGAGTTAAGAGAAAAGGGAATTGAAATTCGTTTTGATCCTGGTCCTGTCCATATGCATCATAAATTTGCTTTGATGGATGATGTTCTTATCACGGGAAGTTACAATTGGACGCGATCAGCAGCGCATAAGAATTATGAGAACATAGTGGTGAGCAACGAATCAGGACTCGTCAAAGAATTCGCTAAGGAATTTGATCGATTGTGGTTGAAGTTTCGATAA
- the rplS gene encoding 50S ribosomal protein L19 has product MDFVKEISAKLNEQAALPDFAAGDTVTVHYKIKEGNKERIQQFQGVVIQRRGSGTTATFTVRKISGGIGVERIFPAASPFIDKVDVNKQGKVRRARIFYLRDLKGKAARIKEKRYVSKKAK; this is encoded by the coding sequence ATGGACTTTGTAAAAGAAATAAGCGCAAAACTTAACGAACAAGCAGCACTACCCGATTTTGCTGCAGGAGATACCGTTACAGTTCACTATAAAATTAAGGAAGGAAATAAGGAGCGTATCCAGCAATTTCAAGGTGTTGTAATCCAACGCAGAGGTTCAGGTACTACAGCGACTTTTACCGTTCGAAAAATTTCAGGAGGTATTGGTGTAGAAAGAATCTTTCCTGCTGCTTCTCCTTTTATTGATAAAGTTGATGTGAACAAGCAAGGTAAAGTTCGTAGAGCAAGAATCTTCTACCTACGTGACCTTAAAGGAAAAGCGGCTCGTATTAAAGAGAAAAGATACGTTTCTAAGAAGGCAAAGTAA